One Deltaproteobacteria bacterium genomic window carries:
- a CDS encoding protein-L-isoaspartate O-methyltransferase, producing the protein MIDLNKARAKMVREQLIPRGINDLRVLAAMGKVPRHLFMEEALWGEAYNDYPVPIGDR; encoded by the coding sequence ACTTAAATAAGGCCCGGGCTAAAATGGTCAGGGAGCAGCTTATTCCCCGGGGGATCAATGATCTAAGGGTATTAGCGGCCATGGGCAAGGTTCCCAGACACCTGTTTATGGAAGAAGCCCTTTGGGGAGAGGCCTATAACGATTATCCGGTCCCTATCGGAGACCGGCA